The Sorex araneus isolate mSorAra2 chromosome 5, mSorAra2.pri, whole genome shotgun sequence genome has a segment encoding these proteins:
- the LOC101549404 gene encoding 60S ribosomal protein L18a-like, with product MKASGTLREYKVVGRCLPTPKCHTPLLYRMRIFAPNHVVAKSSFWHFVSQLKKMKKSSGEIIYCGQVLEKSPLQVKNFGIWLRYDSRSGTHNMYREYRDLTTAGAATQCYRDMGARHRARAHSIQIMKVEEIPASKCRRPPVKQFHDSKIKFPLPHRVLRHQYKPRFTTKRPNTFF from the coding sequence ATGAAGGCATCGGGCACGCTGCGAGAGTATAAGGTGGTGGGACGTTGTCTGCCCACCCCCAAGTGCCACACGCCACTCCTGTACCGCATGCGCATCTTCGCCCCCAATCACGTGGTGGCCAAGTCCAGCTTCTGGCACTTCGTGTCACAgttgaagaagatgaagaaatcgTCGGGCGAAATCATCTACTGCGGCCAGGTGTTGGAGAAGTCGCCCCTGCAGGTGAAGAACTTTGGTATCTGGCTGCGTTATGATTCCCGCAGTGGCACTCACAACATGTACCGGGAGTACCGTGACCTCACCACGGCCGGCGCCGCCACCCAGTGCTACCGTGACATGGGTGCCCGTCACCGCGCCCGCGCCCACTCCATCCAGATCATGAAGGTGGAGGAAATCCCGGCCAGCAAGTGCCGCCGGCCCCCGGTCAAGCAGTTCCATGACTCCAAGATCAAGTTCCCGCTGCCCCACCGGGTCCTGAGGCACCAGTACAAGCCCCGCTTCACCACCAAGAGGCCCAACACCTTCTTCTGA